The following is a genomic window from Maridesulfovibrio ferrireducens.
TCTTTTTGTAATATGCGCCCCCTTTTCCCCTTTGAACGGGAACGCTTATGCAGTCACTCCTGACCTAAAAACAAAACCAGAACTTAATAGCAACACCGTAAAACAAGATCCTTCAAATTCTTTAAATGAACTTTCCACCCAGATTGCTCAAAAAGATTCGGTACCTGCTCAAAAAACGCCCTTAAACGCGCTTTCTCAAATTAATATTGATGAAGAATATATCAGCGCAGACGATATAAACTTTTTTGATACCAATGCGACACCGATTAAAAGGAAATCTACTGCGAATCAAACTGGTCCATCGGTCTCCAATGCAACTCAAACAGAAGCCGCCAAACCAGAGATTACACAGAACGCAACAGCTTCTACGACAGCAGACCCCGCTTCCACGGATAAAGGCGCTGTACTTACGTTACACGAAGCGTGCCGCCTCGCAGTGCTACATCATCCTTTAATAGATAGAGCTTTAGCGACCAGACAGGAAGAAGAAGCCAATTACAATATTTCTAAAAGCGTCTATTATCCACGCATTGATTTTCAGGCTAACCTTGGACCTAAGCATGATCTGAAAACCGATATCACGGAATATGGCGACAGCTCAGTATCCATGACTCAAACCATTTTTAACTTCGGTGGACTGCAAGACGAAGTTGCAAGCGCAAGACTGAAAGCAGACAGCGCAAGATTGCGTTTTGCTAGGACAAATGAGGATATTGCCGCCCTCACCATAAATTCATACCTGACCATTTTACAGGCAAAGCAGCTTTTACGGGTTTATGAAAACTCGCTGCAATTTTACCAAAAACTGCTTGAAACATTTTGGGAAAGATACAACGCGGGTATTTCATCCAAAGCTGATGCTCAAAAAGTTGAAGTATCTCTTAAATCGACTGAGTCACAACTTGTCATTCAAAATGAACAATTCAAGACGGCTAAAGTTCTTCTTGAAAACATAATAAAACAATCGGTCGCAGATATTGAACCGAATGTAAATTTACTCAAAGTGGGAATACTCGGTAATGCTGAAGACTCTTATTCCAGAGCATTAAATTTTAATATAAGCTTAAGAGCAACCCAAGCAGAAATAGAATCTCAGAAAATGGTCATTTCAGCTAAATCAACAGAATACCTTCCATCTCTAGGTTATAAATTACAGGCAAAAAATGAGATGCAACAACACAATGACGACAAAAACTCTTTTGACGCACAACTAACACTGAATTGGAATCTTTTTAACGGATTTGCTACAGACGAAAAGATCAAAAAAGAAGAAGCAATATTAAAAAGATTGGAAGCGACAAAACATACAACCGAACTGGAAATCAAAAACATTTTAGATAATGCATTTAACTCTTACGACTCTTCTGCAAAAGAATACCAGCTTGCAAAGGAAGCTTATGATTCAAGCATTTATTTGATGAGCCTTTACTTAAGCGAATTTGATCTCGGCATACGAACCCTACTGGACCTTATTACGGCAAGAGAAGGACAGACCAGTGCGGCAGTAAGAGAAGTAAACGCGCGATTTGCCAGAATCCGGGCAACTTTAAACATTATTTTAGAAGAAGGACGACTGGCAGACGTTCTTAACTTGCCCATAGAAAAAGGTTTTTTATAATAACTTAGCGTTGTGGAGCGCGGGGGGACTGGGGAGTCATGGCAGAACAAAAGACAGCAGCACAGGAGAGAATCGCTCCTTCAACGATTTATAGCGTAAAAGGATCTCCAGACGACTATACTTTTGAACTAAGAGGGGCGGACCTCGTTCTTATTGATGGCAACAATCAAGAACAGGTTTTTCTGTTTGTCGGTAACATAATGAGCCTCGAAGGCAACGTCCGTATGGAATTTGCCAGTGGACAAGCCCTTGAATCTCATGAGCTTTTTACTCGTGCAGAAATTCCAGATATGGAAAGATTCGACGAAGAAGAAACTATCTGGGATGCCAACCAACGGGACGAAGACAGCGGAGACGAAAAAGAAGGCAATGTTTCGGAAGAAATTGGGGCTAAAGAACCCGATAATACCCCTGCACAGGCAGAGGTTCCTCAAGATCTGAATCAGGCACTTATGCAAGATCAGGAAGAACTCGAGCAAAAAAACGGTGAAGGGGCAAACGATAATCTAGAGCAACCATTCAATCCGAATACCTCCACAAGATCCGGACATTTTCAAACTCAAAATGAGGAAAATGATCCTGTTGAACCGGTTAAAAAAATTTCCGGCCCTGAAAATCCTGGCCCTAATGATGTTGAAGGCGGTAATCCGGTAACTGTCATTCCCAAAACAATTGCCACTCCGATGTTGCATCTTACGGAAGATACCAACAGCGGGCTGAAGACTGACAATGTCACCAATGAAATAGAACCGGATTTTGAAGGTACAGCCGAACCTAATTCTATTGTCCAAATTTATGTTGACGGAATACTTGTAGACAGCACTACCGCGTCCAGCGGCGACGGCAAATTTCTTGCCACCAGCATACCCTCTCTTGATGAGGGAGACCACACTGTATACGCGATTTCCACGATCGGTGGAATGTCCGCCCGTTCAGCCTCGTTTAAACTGGTAATCGACCTTACTCCTCCGCCGGTTCCGACATTAGACCTCGCTCCTGAATCAGACACAGGAACATTATCAAACCCCGACTATGCAACCGACAACTATACAAAAGACAGTACTCCGACCTTACAGGGAACAGGTGGAGACCCAAACAGCACCTTAACTCTTTCCTATTTATTGGTTGGCAGTGGTGATTATATTGAAATCGAAACCACTACCCCCATTGAGATAGGAGAAGACGGAACATGGAAATACACACTGACCGAAGAACTCCCGGAAGGAGAATACTCCTTTAAATTAACCGCAACGGATCTTGCGGGAAATACCAGTTCCGACGGCGAAGCTGCCTATCTTCACCACGTAACCATTGATACCACTCCACCTGCCGCACCGGAAATAAATTTAATTGAAGACAGCGGTAAAGATGTTCTAGACTGGCTTACAAAAGACACCACTCCTGAATTTTCAGGAATTACTGATAAGAATTCAGAAATAAGACTTTATATTGACGAAAAATTGGTTGGAACCACTACCTCCGACGATGCCGGAAATTGGAATTTATCAACTGCCGATTTAAATCTTAATCTCATTCATCCTTCAGGAGAACTTTCTGACGGAACTTACCATGTAAGTGCAATTGCGGTGGATTTAGCGGGAAACACCAGTGCTCCATCTATTTCTGAGCTTGTTATAGATACAGATGTCAGTCCTGATCCGACAATAACTTTAGCGGCAGGTTCCGACAGCGGCACAATCGACGGCATAACCAACATTCTCAACCCTATTCTTACCGGAGCCGGAGAAGCACGATCAACCGGAACGCTAACTGTCACAGGTCCAGATGGCGTTGTTACACTGTATGATGATATCAATATCCCTGAAGGCAGCGAAACATGGACACAACCGCTTTCCACCTTGCACGGCGGCGACGGAGTATACACTGCCAAGTTGACTCTAATTGATTATGCAGGAAATGAAGAAACTGTTGAATATTCTTTTACAATCGACACATCAGACCCGACTGTGCCGACTTTGGACCTGCCTGATGCTTTTGACACAGGAATCGCCACAGACAACATAACATCTTTCAAGAAGCCCCTTATAACAGGCACCACTGATCCGGACACAGACGTCACAGTGTATCTTAAGAACGTGGCAACCGGTGCAACCACAGAATATTCCGCAACAATGATAGGCGGCGGGAATTGGGAATGGAAAAGTCCGGTAGACCTGACGGACGGTAAATACGAAGTAAGCGCTTCGGCTAAAGATGATGTCGGCAACAGTTCAGGAACCTCTGCAGTACTTGATCTGACAATTGATTCACAGACAGAGTTACCGACAATCGATCTGAACTCGCTTTCCGACACAGGAACTCTTGGAGACTTTCTTACAAGCGAAAGAACTCCGCTCTTCAGCGGCACAGCAGAAAAAGACA
Proteins encoded in this region:
- a CDS encoding TolC family protein — encoded protein: MFQATFNIICILFVICAPFSPLNGNAYAVTPDLKTKPELNSNTVKQDPSNSLNELSTQIAQKDSVPAQKTPLNALSQINIDEEYISADDINFFDTNATPIKRKSTANQTGPSVSNATQTEAAKPEITQNATASTTADPASTDKGAVLTLHEACRLAVLHHPLIDRALATRQEEEANYNISKSVYYPRIDFQANLGPKHDLKTDITEYGDSSVSMTQTIFNFGGLQDEVASARLKADSARLRFARTNEDIAALTINSYLTILQAKQLLRVYENSLQFYQKLLETFWERYNAGISSKADAQKVEVSLKSTESQLVIQNEQFKTAKVLLENIIKQSVADIEPNVNLLKVGILGNAEDSYSRALNFNISLRATQAEIESQKMVISAKSTEYLPSLGYKLQAKNEMQQHNDDKNSFDAQLTLNWNLFNGFATDEKIKKEEAILKRLEATKHTTELEIKNILDNAFNSYDSSAKEYQLAKEAYDSSIYLMSLYLSEFDLGIRTLLDLITAREGQTSAAVREVNARFARIRATLNIILEEGRLADVLNLPIEKGFL
- a CDS encoding Ig-like domain-containing protein, with protein sequence MAEQKTAAQERIAPSTIYSVKGSPDDYTFELRGADLVLIDGNNQEQVFLFVGNIMSLEGNVRMEFASGQALESHELFTRAEIPDMERFDEEETIWDANQRDEDSGDEKEGNVSEEIGAKEPDNTPAQAEVPQDLNQALMQDQEELEQKNGEGANDNLEQPFNPNTSTRSGHFQTQNEENDPVEPVKKISGPENPGPNDVEGGNPVTVIPKTIATPMLHLTEDTNSGLKTDNVTNEIEPDFEGTAEPNSIVQIYVDGILVDSTTASSGDGKFLATSIPSLDEGDHTVYAISTIGGMSARSASFKLVIDLTPPPVPTLDLAPESDTGTLSNPDYATDNYTKDSTPTLQGTGGDPNSTLTLSYLLVGSGDYIEIETTTPIEIGEDGTWKYTLTEELPEGEYSFKLTATDLAGNTSSDGEAAYLHHVTIDTTPPAAPEINLIEDSGKDVLDWLTKDTTPEFSGITDKNSEIRLYIDEKLVGTTTSDDAGNWNLSTADLNLNLIHPSGELSDGTYHVSAIAVDLAGNTSAPSISELVIDTDVSPDPTITLAAGSDSGTIDGITNILNPILTGAGEARSTGTLTVTGPDGVVTLYDDINIPEGSETWTQPLSTLHGGDGVYTAKLTLIDYAGNEETVEYSFTIDTSDPTVPTLDLPDAFDTGIATDNITSFKKPLITGTTDPDTDVTVYLKNVATGATTEYSATMIGGGNWEWKSPVDLTDGKYEVSASAKDDVGNSSGTSAVLDLTIDSQTELPTIDLNSLSDTGTLGDFLTSERTPLFSGTAEKDSEVIVSVINSSGVVVATASTTADNAGQWNTSYLSSNLTDGTYTIKAVATDVADNESGEAFLERTLVIDGTAPIAPTVDLAATSDSGFPENPEYATDDYTNDSTPELTGTAEKDSTVTIDFKRGTIVVHTAEVTTDAHGNWVYNDYGTDTLGDGTYTVSVVATDAAGNDSPAAVLSPLVIDTLAPTIPNVNLLTDSGDSGDWITNSDIVTVGGTVDPTDKISIQINGGPIYTAIPDSVSGEWTYDFDLESYSEGEHEIKVIRTDQAGNPSGTKVETLTIDRSISTLDIEMDAADDHGDQSDALLITNMNHPHFKGHVDADCKIEVVIKNESGVTVETYDLGQNSGTWYLDNPENLDDGKYTATVTATDNADNTKESSISFEIDTVNPEISSIVLDPADDSGAKLDYITNVIKPDFSGECEKNARVEIILTNSSGTEVSSDSFRTGADGKWDWHPENDLVSAEYTLTVKVTDAAGNISNDATYDFTIDTIPPEAPADVTLVTDSGVSGDNITNIDPITITGTAEANSTVRIFDGSIKVGEAVADDHGNWTTDLPKIGIDGDKTYTINTTDVAGNESLTRTDFNVTIDTNTHLDSVDIQYHSDSGRDQTDGVTNVASPYLDVRAEENSTVTVKVYDPSHSLIKTVVVNSATSSDPNLYTAELEGLPENNYTVIVEVEDIAGNTASNATTPYNLVIDLTAP